The Deltaproteobacteria bacterium region GCCCCAGTGTATGAAATGCGTTTGGACTTCACCCGCACCATGCAGAGCGCCGGGTTTGCAAAGAACGGCGCCTCAAAGGGGTTTTTCTTTAGAAAAATATCCTTCAGCGAGTCCCACTCGACTCCCTTGGCAACTTCACCGGCAATGCCCTGCACCACTGACCTGCTAATCTGAAATTTGCTGACGTCGCCTTCATCACGGGTGTCGACGATCACGGTCACCTTGGGGCGCCTGAGCAAATTTTGGAACTTTTCGGCCGTGTCGCCCATGATGAAGAGCAGGTCGAGTTCCGGAGTTTCGGCGAACGCCTGCAGCGTCGCGGTCGGCCATTCCTCTCCCTGCGTCACGATTACCGCTACATGCTCCTGAGCGAACAGCTCTGCGAGTTTTTGCCTCTGAGTTTCCTCCACTGCTTTTGCTCCTTTCATGATAGACATCCTCATGGATCATGTTTTCCAACACGACCAGCTTCTTTGGCCGTTTCGCCTTGGCATACATACTCTGCGCCTCAAATAACGGTACGAGCTTATCCTTATCGGTATGGATCCACATGATTGCTCGTGGTGAAATGCGGTCCACGACACTCTCAGGCTTGAACTCCACAACGTCAAGCAATGATTCGAACGATACCTCCGCCGTCCACTGTCCGAGTGCGCTAATGTCAATCGGTTCTCCCGTTTGATTAAACATTTCTATTAAACACCTTTAACAATACGAGACAGTAAACTGAGCAATACACTTCGACGTGACCAAGCCACGAAGGCATTCAACACCAGCAAGACAATAGGCAGCGTCGGGTTCCCACCGATTAGGAACAAGTGAGTCCCGACTGCTCCGGCCATAACACCTGTTAAAAGCGCTGCTCCCAAGCCCGATAGACCCGGGATTAATAACAGTACCGCGCCACCAACTTCCATGAAGCCAGTTAAGTAACGAAACCACTGTCCGAGTCCGATAGCCTGAAACAACTGCACCATTTGTTCACTGCCGGAAAGCTTACTTCCTCCAGCCATAAAGAACATTCCTGCGACTCCAATCTGAATGGTCCAAAGGACCATGTTCATTGGCTGTGAAACGTCCACTTGCTGACCTTGCGCTTCGACCGTCGTATTCATAAATCTTCCGTCTCTTAAAAATTTGTCTGCGATCTCGTTCACGCCTTTAAATACGGAGTTTTCTTAGTGTTGATTAGATGGTATAAATGAAACATATTGTTCCATTAAAACAACAATGGAGGCTTTACGCGCGATTTGAATGAAATCCAATGCTTCGTTAAGGCCGTGGAACTGAAGAGCCTCACCGCAGCTTCAACGGCGCTCGATCTTCCGAAGTCTAGTGTCAGCAGAAAAATCTCAAATTTAGAAAAACGCTTAGGGATGACGCTTGTGGTGCGCACAACGCGCGCCATCAGACTCACGGACGCGGGCAGAGAGTTTTTTCAAACCACAACAAGCGCATTACACGAAATTGATTCGGCGGAGAAGGGTCTCGATAAAAGTCGGCGAACGGTCGAAGGTACACTCCGGATAACTGCACCAGTTGAATTCTCTATTGGTCCCTTTCCGAAGCTTGTCGCGGGATTTTTGAAGGAGAATCCTTTAGTGAGTGTCGCTCTTGTTTTAACCCAACGTACTGTAGACTTAGTGGCAGAGGGGATTGATCTCGCGTTTCGATTAGGTGATCTACAAGACTCAACTCTCATCGCAAAGAAACTAAAACCTCTCAACGCTCAAATCGTCGCCAGTCCTGAGTTTCTCAAATCCCGTGGCGAACCAAAAACGGTCACCGACATCACAGACCATGAATGGGTAAACTTTACGCCTGAGGGTAGAGTCGTGAAGTGGACGCTTAAGGGCTCCGAAGGAAAACGTGCAGTCACACCTCGGGGCCGATTTTCCGCGAACCATATTTTCGCCTTAAAGCAGGCCGCGATCGACGGTGTCGGTTTTGCGGTCGTTCCAAGCTTCATGGTTACAGAGGAGATCAAGAGCAAAACGCTCAAAGTTGTTTGTGGAAGCTGGGAACTGCAAGGCGGTCCGCTCCACATCGTATACCCTGCACAGAAGTTTCTATCACTGAGACTTCGTCATTTCGTTGATTACGCGACGGAGCATTTTTCTTCGTAGGAGTAACGATCGCCGGGGTGCCCGACTTTTGAGGCCAGTTCCCAGTATCGCATTTTTGAGAACTTGGGGTCAGAGAACTTGGGGTCAAATCTTCACTTTGGCAATACGTCACTACCTGTTTTTTCTGTCTGTCAAAAACCAATATTCTTTCTTTCGATATTTGAAAATTCCGGCTACGTCTCAATCCGGACTAAGGCCTGCTTAAAGTTGAGATCCAAATCAAATCGCCGTAGGAAACTCATCCCCAACACACCATCAACCTGACCACCCAGAGGGAGCATATGAACTAAAAAGGCCGCACGCGTGAACAACAAGTCTTTGCGGACCGTCAATCGATACTGCTTCATAAGAGATACGCAGGTTCTTCAGGTTGCTCACCAGTGAATTCGAGCGCAATCTTGTCCTTGTCGAGGTCAACAAGCTTTTGGTAGATTTCCGCTTTAGACGGAGAATGGGCAACCACCTGCCCTTCCACGACCTGTAGGTCGTCATCGAGTTCCGTAAATTCGATCAACACCCACTCGTTCGGATAGTGTTGTTTAATCTCGGCAAGAGTCATAAGGGTAATGCTCCTCTCGTACGGTGAAAGGAGTGTACGAGGGAGTCTTTCTGTTGGCAATGATGCCAGCGCGAGATGTATTGCTCTCCTTCCTCTTTGCATCCCAGCTTCAGATCTCATTACGCTCCACGTCTGCCGGATAGATGATCGGTCAGCTCGGGACTCAGAGGACATGCGCCTACACGGGGAATTGCGTGCCGCCGGATACCAGGTGCTCACGTAATCGTGCGATGTCCTTGGTCGGCGAGCTGCCGAAAAAGCGACTGTATTCCCTGCTGAACTGGGAGACGCTGAGATACCCGACCCGCAGGCTCGCGGTGCTCACGTCCATCATCATGGACAGCATCAGACGCTGCGCCTCTTGCAGGCGCAGCACCTTTTGGAACTGCAAGGGGCTCATCGAAGTGACGGCCTTGAAGTGCTGGTGAAATGCGGACGTGCTCATGTGCACCAACTTGGCCAGCGCTTCGACTGTCATCGGCTCGGAGAAATTGGCGCGCAGCCAGGCGAGGGCCTGGGCCACCTTGTGCACGCGCGATTCCGCGAGGCCGAGCTGCGCCACGCGGGCGCCGCCGGGACTGCGCAGCAGGCGGATGAGAATCTCGTCGATCACCAGGGGGGCGAGCAGTTCGGCGTCCTCAGGCTGCGCCATCAGCTCGACCAACCGCCTCGCGGCGTTCACGATCTGTGCGTTGGTCTGCCCTACGTACATCGCGCGGATCTCGTGGACCCGCGGCAAGCCGTGCGGATAGACTTTCCACACCAGTTCTGTGATCCGCTGTGGATCGAAATCCAGCCGCAAACAGAGGTACGGCTCTGCGCGGCTCGCTCGCGTCACCCGGGCTGCCACGGGCACTTCTACTGCGGCGACGAGCATGCGCGACTCGTCGTACTCATAGACATTCTGCCCGAGCATTACGCGCTTCGCGCCCTGCGCGACAATGCACAAGCCTGGTTGCCACAAAGTATGCACCAACTTCGTATTCGTCCGTGAGGCGCGGATGGCATGGACTCCGGGAATGGGAAGCGCAAAGCGGCCGTCATGCGGGGCATAGGCGCCAATCAATCGTGCGAGTGTGGCCACGTCTGGTGCGCCTGGTCCCTCATGGCTTCCTTCCCCCACGGGAGCCGCATTCACCAGACGATGGTCACGCTGTGATCGGTCTTGACGCTTCCAGACCTCTCTAAAACGTACACGGTCAGTCAGGTCTACCAGTTTTGGCGCGACGGCGCCGTTCCTCTTCTCGGCTGTCGAAGGTTCCTTCCTCATAACAATCACCTTTTCATATCTTGTGTGCCATCAGCTTCGTTACACAGCAATCTCAATCTTGCCAAAGTGGGCTGCACTTTCCAGATTAGAGTTTCTGCGCCCGTTCAAGAATCGGAGCGACGCGATCAATGGCGGCCAGCGCGTTCCCCGTCGCAATCTCCTGGACGAGCGGTTGCGAGAAAAACACAATCCGGCTTGCGCCAGCCTCACGAAAGGCTTTCAGGGTATCCGCGGACAGTGCACCATTCTCCGGATCAACAAAAGCCGTCATCTGGAGAGCATCAGGATTCCGTCCAGCCTCTTTGGCCTTCTGCCGGATGATCGCCACTTTCTTCTTGTAGTCCGCCGGATCGTTGGAGAACGGACACCACCCGTCATACGTCCGGGCGACGCGGTCCAAAGCTTTCGGCATGTGGCCGCCAAGAAAGATCGGCGGACCAGATTTCTGCACCGGCTTGGGGTCACAATACAGGGGCGGGAATTGCACGAGTTCCCCCTGATAGCTCGGTTTCGGGTGGGTCCAGAGGATACGCATGGCTTCTACCGTTTCTTGCAAGCGTTTCCAACGGAGACGAAACTTGGTCCCCATGACCTCAGTCTCTTCCTTCACCCAGCCACCGCCGACCCCGAGCATCACCCGACCGCCAGCGTACATATCAAGGGAAGCAATCACCTTCGCCGTCATCAACGTGTCACGTTCCGGGAGCAGGCAAACCCCCGTCGCCAGTTTGAGGCGCTTGGTAGCGGTGGCCGCAACCGTGAGGGCAATAAAGGGATCAGCCCAGCGGTAATAATGTTCCGGGAGTTTGTCACCTCCGGGGAGTTGCCCGTTGAACCCCACGGGAATGACGGGATGTTCGCCAATCCACAACGATTCAAACCCAAGCGCTTCAACCCGGTGGGCGATTTCTGCCATGTTCTTCGTCTCTTGTGTGGCGGGCACGGTAATGCCAATGCTTATGGCGAATTCCCCCTTGTCACCGGCAGTCGCGCGTGCAACGGGGAACGATAATCCCGCTGCCGCCAAGCCTGCTGCGCCAGCCCCTGTGCCCTGCAGAAATGAGCGGCGGGACATGGCAGTCTTTGCGAACGTGTTTTGAGCGCTACTCTCTAACCGAGTGTTTCCTTTGGGCATACTCTTTCTTTCTTCTGCGTCGAAGCGCAGACGGCTGGATTCTGTCACCTGACTCTTGAATTCCTTTTTTTTCATTCTTCACTTTTCACTTACCCTCGGACAGTCTCGGGTTGGGCGAGAATCGGATTTGGCGATGATCCGATCACTAACGGGTGGGCAGACACGCCAACCGCCATAATCGCTGCCGCGACAGAGATCAACCCAGCCGCAGTGTAAAATGGCAACGCCCAATTACCAGTGGTTGTGACCTGATAACCCGCTAGCATCGCGGCAACCATCCCCGCTAGACTGCCAAACGTACTCATACAGCCCCAGATCGCGCCAATGTGGCGGGGACTCATTTCCGTCGGCAAACTCATAAACCCCGCTAGCGCAGAATCGTTAAACAAGCGCGCCCCCATCATCAACCCGACGCAGAGCCACGCCGACTCGACGCTCACCGCAGTCACCATGAACGGCACACCAAGGAGCATGCAGATCGCAGGGAAGAACTTCCGCGCCGCATTCACACTCCATCCCTGCCGTAACAGCCAATCAGAAAGGTAGCCACCCGCAACCGTTCCAATCAGCGCCGCCCCGGTGATCGCGCCGCCGAGTCCACCCATCTCACTCACAGAGAAGCCACGTCCTTTCACTAAATACGAGGGGAGCCACGATGCCATCAGCCACATGTTGTAGACCCACAGGGTGTAGGCAATCACCAAGGCCCAGACACGCGGGGAGCGCAGCACCGGTCCCCAGCCGTGGTGTTCAGAGACTGGCCGCACCCGTTCCGCTTGAATATACGCGAGTTCTGCCGGCGTTACGGACGGATGCTCTTCCGGGCTACTGCGGCCGTACCATAACCAGATAAACGCCCAGACAATCCCAACTCCTCCACACAGGTAAAATACTACTGGCCAGCCATACGCCTCGGTTACCAGGGTCACAAGCGGATAGCCAAACATAATTCCCGCGTTCAACGCGGCTGGATAAACCGTTTGTGCACGCGCCAACTCATGTCGTGGTACCCAGGCAGCATTAGCCACACTCATCGCCGGCACGATCGGCGCCTCAAAAGCACCCACAAGAAAACGCAGCACCAGCATGAGAGAGAAAGCGTATGCACCAAAGGGTGTGAGTAACGTTGCGACTGACCAGCCGAGACACAGCCACGGAATCAGCCTCCCCCCATAGCGGTCAGCCAGATACCCACCGGGAAATTGGATGATGGTATAGCCCCACAGGAAGGCTGAAAAAATAATGCCAAACAACGCCTCATTCCACCCTAACTCTCGCATCATGACGGGTGCAGCGATTGAAATGTTCGCCCGATCAATATGGTTGATCAGGGCAAGCAAGAAGATCAGGCCGACAATACGATAGCGAACTGGCCCGTGCATAGTTCCTCACAGCGATGAGTACCGAGTCTCTAGTACCGACTACTGAGTACTGAGTTTCTAGTGACAAACGATGAATGATGAATGACGAAAAAAAGGTAAGAGATCATAGAGTTTTGTACACCCCACCCTTCACTCTTCTTGTTCTTCACTCTTCATTCTTTATTTTTCATTCTCTTGAAACGCGTGTCCAGTCTGTGCCTGCAGCTTGCGCACCTGCGACTCAACCACCGTCCCTGTGAAAAAGTCGGGATTGAGACTCGCCCACAGCTTGACAGCATTGCCAAACGTGAAGGCATGAAAGTCTTCCTCGGACATGCCTTTCTCTTCGACGAGTTCCCACGCTTCTTCCAGCACTTCGGTCATATCTGGCACGTCGAAGTGGCTGATGTCGGAACTCAACAACGCACCAAGTTTGGCACCGAAGGGATTTACTTTGGAAGCAAAGGCATAGTTCAGTGTTGGATCGTCGGATTCACAGCCGAAGAAGAAGTTTGGAACAAACAGATCGCGGATATCTTCCTTCTTAGTGATCTTACAGGCGGCGAAGTCATCAAGTTCTTCCGGCACCGCACTGCCCATCCCTTTGAGCATTTCCTCTGCAAACTCCGGCCAGCGGCTATACATCTTTTCACCACCGTGTTGCTTGACCAATGCGCCGAGTTTGGCACGATTGAGATTGGCCGGATTGAGTTTGTGGATCACGTTACCGTTGCGTTTCTCCCAATGCGAGATGAGGTCAGCAAAGACACTGCACCCCCACGCGACACCGCCTTCGAGGAAGGCAAAGCGCATACGTGGGAAACGACGAGTGACCCCACCGAGAAACAGCGCTTTGCACACCGCATTGCCAGCCTCGCCAAAGTGCCCGATGTGATTGTAGACGAAATTGGTCAGTGAATTACGTAACCCCATATTCTCGGCAGCGGAATGAAAGGTGGCTGGATATCCCAGTTCCTCACACTTGCGCCACACTGGGTCATAATCATAATCACTGTCTATCCCTAACACGTCGACCCAAAAGGCAAACCGGCGGCTCACCCCTTGTTTCTCCGCGGCAGGAATCGAGCGGCGAATCAAACTGCCCATGGCCACCGCCTTGATCCCCAGCAATTTACAATGTTCTAACTCGGCCACTGCCTCTTGCGGCGTGTGCATGGGAATCACGCCAATCGGGGTTGCACGGTCCGCATACTCTGCCCAGGTCTCAGCTGCGTACCGATTAAATGCGCGACACCCAGCGATGCGTAGTTCTTCATCCCCAACATACGGGGCAAACAACTGAGATGCGGATGGATACAGAATCGCGAAATCGATCCCCATATCCGGGAGACGCTCGTGCATCAGACGCGGAATAAACGATGTGGCCGTGTCCAGCTCACTGGGAGATACTAACGCCCACCACGGTTGCTGGCCGATGCGCTGATCGTGGCGCCCTTGTTTATCAAGCTTGGCAAAGGACGATTCCCCAAAATGGCGAACGCGGGAGGTCCATTTCTCAACTACTTTCGGCCCAGCCTCTTCTCTGAGGTAGTCCATGGCTAGCGGTGCATACTCGCGCCAGTGGCCGTCGGAGTCGATCACTGGATGACCTAAGCGTGCACGGATGGCTTGTGATTTTGAGGTTCCGTTTCCTAACATATGCGTCTCTCCTTCAGCGAGTGTCGCTCTGTGAGATATGAGCCAGCGCGGCGCCCGAGAGCGCCCTTGGGTGCGCGGCTCAGCGACCGACCAGTTTCTCCAGGTGTTCAGGGTACCGCGCCCCGTGCACCGTGATCGTGGCGGTAGCACTCTCGATCTCACGGAGATCGTCGGCCGTCAGTGTGATTGCCACTGCGCCGATGTTCTCCTCCAGGCGTGCAGGTTTCGTGGTCCCCGGGATTGGCGCAATCCATGGCTTCTGCGCCAGCAGCCACGCCAGTGCGACCTGTGCCGGGGTCGCCTGCTTCCGTGCTGCAATCTTGGCCAGCACATCCACCAACGCCTGATTCGTTTTGCGCGCCTCTGGCGTAAAGCGCGGGACGATGTTGCGGAAGTCGTTACTAGCGAACTTGGTATTTTCGTCGATCTTGCCCGTGAGGAAGCCTTTCCCAAGAGGGCTGAATGGAACGAAGCCGATGCCGAGTTCCTCAAGCGTTGGTAACACTTCCTCTTCAGGCTCTCTCCACCACAGCGAGTATTCGCTCTGGAGCGCCGTCACGGGCTGGACGGCGTGGGCGCGACGGATAGTCTGCACGCCGGCTTCAGACAGGCCAAAGTGCTTCACCTTCCCTTGCTGAATCAAGTCCTTCACTGCGCCCGCCACCTCTTCGATAGGCGCCTCCAGGTCAACGCGGTGTTGATAGAACAGATCGATCACGTCGGTCTTGAGGCGCTTGAGCGAGGCCTCGGCGACCTGCTTGATGTGCTCGGGCCGACTATCCAGGCCCATCTGCTCCCCCTTGGGACCAAATTTGAACCCGAACTTCGTCGCTATCACCACTCGATCGCGGACGGGAGCAAGCGCCTCGCCTACGAGTTCTTCGTTCGCGTACGGACCGTAGGCTTCGGCGGTGTCGAAGAAGGTGACACCGCGTTCGACGGCTGAGCGAATCAGCGAGATCATCTCCTGCTTGTCGGCAGCCGGGCCGTAGCCAAAGCTCATGCCCATGCAGCCGAGCCCGATGGCCGACACTTCCAAGTTGCTCTTACCAAGTTTGCGCTTCTGCATTTTTTGCACTCCTGTCTTTGAGTTAAAGGTTAGAACTACCTAGTCCGCAGATCCGGCCTGGTATTGTTCGTCGCTGACCTTTTCCATCCAGTCGACGGACTTACCGTCGAGCTGTTCCACAATGGCGATATGCGTCATGGCCGTGGTGGCCGTGGCGCCGTGCCAATGCTTCTCCGCCGGCGGGCACCGGATCACGTCTCCCGGCCGAATTTTCTCGATCGGGCCTCCCCAGCTCTGCACCAGGCCGCAGCCAGCCGTTACGATCAGGGTCTGGCCCAGCGGATGGGTATGCCATGCGGTCCGCGCGCCGGGCTCGAACGTGACACTCGCGGCGAACGTGCGGGCCGGAGCGGGCGCCTGGTACAGCGGGTCAATGCGTACCGTGCCGGTAAAATACTCGGCCGGTCCTTTGCCAGAGGGCTGTGAGCCGCTTCTTTTGATGTCCATGTTCTGAATTCCTCCCACGTGATTGTCTTGTTATTTGGTCATCCTCTTTCCCCAACCGCGTGATCCTTGCGGCGGCTGTCCTAACAGCCTCAAACGTATTGCTCTCGTCCAGTCCCCCGAGCCCCGTGCACCGTGATCTGGGAGGCAGCGCTCTCGATCTCACGGAGATCGTCGGCCGTCAGTGCGATTGCTGCGGCGCCGAGGTTTTCCTCCAGGCGTGCGGGTTTCGTGGTCCCCGGGATTGGTACAATCCACGGCTTCTGGGCCAGCAGCCACGCCAGCGCGATCTGCGCCGGGGTCGCCTGCTTCCGTGCGGCGATCGTGCCAAGCACATCCACCAACGCCTGATTCGCTTTGCGGGCCTCTGGCGTAAAGCGCGGGAACCAGGACCGAACGTCGGAGGTGTCGAAGGTCATGGCGGCATCAACCTTCCCCGTAAGGAAGCCCTGCCCGAGAGGGCTCCAGGGAACGAAGCCGATCCCGAGCTCTTCGCACGTCGGCAGCACTTCCGCTTCCGGATCTCGCGCCCATAGCGAGTATTCGCTCTCGACCGCAGTGACCGGCTGTACCGCATGCGCCCGACGGATCGTCTGCGCACCGGCCTCGGACAGGCCGAAGTGCTTGACCTTGCCTGCCGCGATCAGGTCCTTTACCGCCCCCGCCACCTCTTCGATCGGCACGTTCGGATCGACACGGTGCTGGTAAAACAGATCGATCACGTCGGTCTTGAGCCGCTTGAGCGAGGCCTCGGCGGCTTGCTTGATGTGTTCAGGCCGACTATCCAAGCCCAACCGCTCCCTATTGGGACCAAATTTGAACCCGAACTTGGTGGCAATCACCACGTGGTCGCGTACGGGGGTAAGCGCCTCGCCCACGAGTTCCTCGTTCGTGAACGGGCCATAGGTCTCGGCCGTATCGAAAAAGGTCACGCCACGATCCACGGCCGCCCGAATGAGGGCGATCATTTCCTGCCTGTCCCTGGGCGGGCCGTAGTTGGCGCTCATGCCCATGCAGCCGAGCCCGATGGCC contains the following coding sequences:
- a CDS encoding pyridoxamine 5'-phosphate oxidase family protein; this encodes MKGAKAVEETQRQKLAELFAQEHVAVIVTQGEEWPTATLQAFAETPELDLLFIMGDTAEKFQNLLRRPKVTVIVDTRDEGDVSKFQISRSVVQGIAGEVAKGVEWDSLKDIFLKKNPFEAPFFANPALCMVRVKSKRISYTGADRLGFKIEL
- a CDS encoding aldo/keto reductase, which codes for MQKRKLGKSNLEVSAIGLGCMGMSFGYGPAADKQEMISLIRSAVERGVTFFDTAEAYGPYANEELVGEALAPVRDRVVIATKFGFKFGPKGEQMGLDSRPEHIKQVAEASLKRLKTDVIDLFYQHRVDLEAPIEEVAGAVKDLIQQGKVKHFGLSEAGVQTIRRAHAVQPVTALQSEYSLWWREPEEEVLPTLEELGIGFVPFSPLGKGFLTGKIDENTKFASNDFRNIVPRFTPEARKTNQALVDVLAKIAARKQATPAQVALAWLLAQKPWIAPIPGTTKPARLEENIGAVAITLTADDLREIESATATITVHGARYPEHLEKLVGR
- a CDS encoding DoxX family protein; this encodes MNMVLWTIQIGVAGMFFMAGGSKLSGSEQMVQLFQAIGLGQWFRYLTGFMEVGGAVLLLIPGLSGLGAALLTGVMAGAVGTHLFLIGGNPTLPIVLLVLNAFVAWSRRSVLLSLLSRIVKGV
- a CDS encoding LysR family transcriptional regulator, producing the protein MNEIQCFVKAVELKSLTAASTALDLPKSSVSRKISNLEKRLGMTLVVRTTRAIRLTDAGREFFQTTTSALHEIDSAEKGLDKSRRTVEGTLRITAPVEFSIGPFPKLVAGFLKENPLVSVALVLTQRTVDLVAEGIDLAFRLGDLQDSTLIAKKLKPLNAQIVASPEFLKSRGEPKTVTDITDHEWVNFTPEGRVVKWTLKGSEGKRAVTPRGRFSANHIFALKQAAIDGVGFAVVPSFMVTEEIKSKTLKVVCGSWELQGGPLHIVYPAQKFLSLRLRHFVDYATEHFSS
- a CDS encoding aldo/keto reductase; this encodes MQKRKLGKSNLEVSAIGLGCMGMSANYGPPRDRQEMIALIRAAVDRGVTFFDTAETYGPFTNEELVGEALTPVRDHVVIATKFGFKFGPNRERLGLDSRPEHIKQAAEASLKRLKTDVIDLFYQHRVDPNVPIEEVAGAVKDLIAAGKVKHFGLSEAGAQTIRRAHAVQPVTAVESEYSLWARDPEAEVLPTCEELGIGFVPWSPLGQGFLTGKVDAAMTFDTSDVRSWFPRFTPEARKANQALVDVLGTIAARKQATPAQIALAWLLAQKPWIVPIPGTTKPARLEENLGAAAIALTADDLREIESAASQITVHGARGTGREQYV
- a CDS encoding amidohydrolase family protein, coding for MLGNGTSKSQAIRARLGHPVIDSDGHWREYAPLAMDYLREEAGPKVVEKWTSRVRHFGESSFAKLDKQGRHDQRIGQQPWWALVSPSELDTATSFIPRLMHERLPDMGIDFAILYPSASQLFAPYVGDEELRIAGCRAFNRYAAETWAEYADRATPIGVIPMHTPQEAVAELEHCKLLGIKAVAMGSLIRRSIPAAEKQGVSRRFAFWVDVLGIDSDYDYDPVWRKCEELGYPATFHSAAENMGLRNSLTNFVYNHIGHFGEAGNAVCKALFLGGVTRRFPRMRFAFLEGGVAWGCSVFADLISHWEKRNGNVIHKLNPANLNRAKLGALVKQHGGEKMYSRWPEFAEEMLKGMGSAVPEELDDFAACKITKKEDIRDLFVPNFFFGCESDDPTLNYAFASKVNPFGAKLGALLSSDISHFDVPDMTEVLEEAWELVEEKGMSEEDFHAFTFGNAVKLWASLNPDFFTGTVVESQVRKLQAQTGHAFQENEK
- a CDS encoding MFS transporter, with the translated sequence MHGPVRYRIVGLIFLLALINHIDRANISIAAPVMMRELGWNEALFGIIFSAFLWGYTIIQFPGGYLADRYGGRLIPWLCLGWSVATLLTPFGAYAFSLMLVLRFLVGAFEAPIVPAMSVANAAWVPRHELARAQTVYPAALNAGIMFGYPLVTLVTEAYGWPVVFYLCGGVGIVWAFIWLWYGRSSPEEHPSVTPAELAYIQAERVRPVSEHHGWGPVLRSPRVWALVIAYTLWVYNMWLMASWLPSYLVKGRGFSVSEMGGLGGAITGAALIGTVAGGYLSDWLLRQGWSVNAARKFFPAICMLLGVPFMVTAVSVESAWLCVGLMMGARLFNDSALAGFMSLPTEMSPRHIGAIWGCMSTFGSLAGMVAAMLAGYQVTTTGNWALPFYTAAGLISVAAAIMAVGVSAHPLVIGSSPNPILAQPETVRG
- a CDS encoding cupin domain-containing protein, with the translated sequence MDIKRSGSQPSGKGPAEYFTGTVRIDPLYQAPAPARTFAASVTFEPGARTAWHTHPLGQTLIVTAGCGLVQSWGGPIEKIRPGDVIRCPPAEKHWHGATATTAMTHIAIVEQLDGKSVDWMEKVSDEQYQAGSAD
- a CDS encoding LLM class F420-dependent oxidoreductase is translated as MSRRSFLQGTGAGAAGLAAAGLSFPVARATAGDKGEFAISIGITVPATQETKNMAEIAHRVEALGFESLWIGEHPVIPVGFNGQLPGGDKLPEHYYRWADPFIALTVAATATKRLKLATGVCLLPERDTLMTAKVIASLDMYAGGRVMLGVGGGWVKEETEVMGTKFRLRWKRLQETVEAMRILWTHPKPSYQGELVQFPPLYCDPKPVQKSGPPIFLGGHMPKALDRVARTYDGWCPFSNDPADYKKKVAIIRQKAKEAGRNPDALQMTAFVDPENGALSADTLKAFREAGASRIVFFSQPLVQEIATGNALAAIDRVAPILERAQKL
- a CDS encoding AraC family transcriptional regulator; this translates as MRKEPSTAEKRNGAVAPKLVDLTDRVRFREVWKRQDRSQRDHRLVNAAPVGEGSHEGPGAPDVATLARLIGAYAPHDGRFALPIPGVHAIRASRTNTKLVHTLWQPGLCIVAQGAKRVMLGQNVYEYDESRMLVAAVEVPVAARVTRASRAEPYLCLRLDFDPQRITELVWKVYPHGLPRVHEIRAMYVGQTNAQIVNAARRLVELMAQPEDAELLAPLVIDEILIRLLRSPGGARVAQLGLAESRVHKVAQALAWLRANFSEPMTVEALAKLVHMSTSAFHQHFKAVTSMSPLQFQKVLRLQEAQRLMLSMMMDVSTASLRVGYLSVSQFSREYSRFFGSSPTKDIARLREHLVSGGTQFPV